In one Drosophila albomicans strain 15112-1751.03 chromosome X, ASM965048v2, whole genome shotgun sequence genomic region, the following are encoded:
- the LOC117564754 gene encoding probable citrate synthase, mitochondrial isoform X2, with the protein MSFYRISARKIAEAQKVPLVNYVRQLSSDGASLRDVLSAKIPQEQERVKAFRKEFGATKMGETTIDMMYGGMRGIRALVTETSVLDADEGIRFRGLSIPECQKVLPAANGGTEPLPEGLFWLLLTGEVPSKAQVQQLSQEWADRAALPQHVVTMLNNMPTTLHPMSQFAAAVTALNHDSKFAKAYSEGVHKSKYWEYVYEDSMDLIAKLPVVAATIYCNTYRGGKGSRSIDSNLDWSANFVKMLGYDSPEFTELMRLYLTIHSDHEGGNVSAHTVHLVGSALSDPYLSFAAGMNGLAGPLHGLANQEVLVWLRKLQREAGNNPSEEQLKEYIWKTLKSGQVVPGYGHAVLRKTDPRYTCQREFALKHLPDDELFQLVSKIYKVVPPILTETGKVKNPWPNVDAHSGVLLQYYGMKEMNYYTVLFGVSRALGVLASLVWDRALGLPIERPKSFSTDMLVNMTKKK; encoded by the exons aaGGTGCCACTCGTGAACTATGTGCGCCAATTGTCTTCGGATGGCGCCAGTCTGCGCGATGTGCTCTCCGCCAAGATTCCCCAGGAGCAGGAGCGCGTGAAGGCCTTCCGCAAGGAGTTCGGTGCCACAAAGATGGGCGAAACCACCATCGACATGATGTACGGTGGCATGCGCGGCATCAGGGCCCTGGTGACCGAGACCTCTGTGCTGGACGCCGACGAGGGTATTCGCTTCCGTGGCCTCTCCATTCCCGAGTGCCAGAAGGTGTTGCCTGCCGCCAACGGTGGCACCGAGCCACTGCCTGAGGGTCTTTTCTGGCTGCTGCTCACCGGTGAGGTGCCCAGCAAGGCCCAGGTGCAACAGCTCTCCCAGGAGTGGGCCGATCGTGCTGCCCTGCCCCAGCATGTGGTCACCATGCTGAACAACATGCCAACCACATTGCATCCAATGTCGCAGTTCGCTGCCGCCGTCACCGCTCTCAATCATGACAGCAAATTCGCCAAAGCCTACTCAGAGGGTGTGCACAAGTCCAAGTACTGGGAATATGTGTACGAGGACAGCATGGATTTGATTGCCAAACTGCCAGTGGTTGCGGCCACCATCTATTGCAACACCTATCGCGGCGGCAAGGGCTCCCGTTCGATTGACTCGAACCTGGATTGGTCCGCCAATTTCGTGAAGATGCTGGGCTACGACAGTCCCGAATTCACCGAACTGATGCGTCTCTATCTGACCATTCACAGTGATCACGAGGGTGGCAATGTTTCCGCTCACACCGTGCACTTGGTTGGTTCGGCTCTCAGTGATCCTTACCTTTCGTTTGCCGCCGGCATGAACGGTTTGGCTGGTCCATTGCACGGTCTGGCCAACCAGGAGGTGCTCGTCTGGTTGCGCAAATTGCAGCGCGAGGCTGGCAACAATCCATCGGAGGAGCAGCTGAAGGAATACATCTGGAAGACACTCAAGTCCGGTCAG GTTGTGCCCGGTTATGGACACGCTGTGCTGCGCAAGACCGATCCTCGCTATACCTGCCAACGTGAGTTTGCCCTCAAGCATCTGCCCGACGATGAGCTCTTCCAGTTGGTCTCGAAGATCTACAAGGTGGTGCCCCCAATCCTAACTGAAACCGGCAAGGTGAAGAACCCCTGGCCCAATGTAGATGCCCACTCCGGTGTCCTGCTTCAATACTACGGCATGAAGGAGATGAACTACTACACTGTCCTGTTCGGTGTGTCGCGTGCTCTTGGTGTTCTTGCCTCCCTGGTGTGGGATCGTGCTTTGGGCCTGCCCATCGAGCGTCCCAAGTCCTTCTCCACCGACATGCTCGTCAACATGACGAAGAAGAAGTAA